One stretch of Plasmodium vivax chromosome 8, whole genome shotgun sequence DNA includes these proteins:
- a CDS encoding protein kinase domain containing protein (encoded by transcript PVX_119250A), with protein sequence MSYSDSRSQSNNSSSQDATSGKLQYTESDDEGSDEYCKGGYHPVKINEIYNDRYRIEGKLGWGHFSTVWVATDLKSKPLKFVAIKIQKGSESFGESAKCEINYLKTVKANSFDSSWVELKEHQRERLFHYNMTKGVVSFIDSFEHKGPNGTHVCMVFEFMGPNLLSLIKHYDYKGIPLNLVRKIATHVLIGLQYLHDVCKIIHSDIKPENVLVSPLLNIPRPRDYSKEDGDAQKGLLKKAETEAAEQAAEEARGDGHSDGSDNDEDGEDDHSSCLSEVKDKHEWDNVDFNKLTKQEKKKLKRKKKKFLKKERLKVEAQKKEKQTGDQVIGVSSHQSGNHDKQGDADAQAAKLTVGSPTSNDNSQFKKEDNEHSNSAIQMNEEHVLKGEELNSGNFNSVDGHNLVNPNFSLGGMKSASSVQATASEELTCNSKCTPGDNAKNCEHNNVKNELGVDSNNSNDGCSSNPKLPSANDPACTANAHLGEGQKESAPSGGDPKLNKKKATNEPPYVKHRLRPSNSDPSLLTSYNNIHALQESLMRRPYHYNNYFLYNPEKYGDDRCSLFLHRLPSDYLKKNTLEDSDRDKDFDDERDDQHDEDHHEEQTRKSDASDGGKSVEFLEKDFNKIPIYCDMFNHLMHPEAMKIHDKYKEKKKGKHAKPCKDDTQENNKSGHKVVYIKTEEGDYRIRPYDPTVYYHEKACYKICDLGNSLWVDESRYAEIQTRQYRSPEVILKSGFNETADIWSFACMIFELVTGDFLFNPQKSDRYDKNEEHLSFMIEVLGNIPKYMIDTGFNSHKYFNKKTYKLKNIKNIKRYGLYKIFKYKYNIPEKEINPLCSFLLPMLAMDPQKRPSAYTMLQHPWLNMVALEEEEMYMKNRSYSFNSMSMSVKNNANYEGHEYSKEQNYHNENYNGANQHVDRGINPSNKHNNAQANLKGHQNDALMGQFEEELCKSEVEEDEGDDDEEEEDEEVDDEEDEEDDEGEDDEEVDDEEGEDEEENYNSEPEYGFAYKSNHTHNGMESKAPTLKYDNLYPKKNKLQGKSKYKKISQGNIPDSSVNTEDYMFHSENMPHIVHNNANNKNFAKNAPQYQSLQMRNYGKMSGHGFNDEVVNSEEEGDYHRYYEHPGKYKYDEGEEEDEEEDEEEDEMEDEVDDDDEEEEEDLSDEEYHPQSEKPKKRHSNRHKRVDNGDYQNDSDENDFGDENDFGDENDFGDENHSGDENHSGDENNFGGEESEVYYEGGEDSSALLAGKGQPKKIAREEQTGRREVLIPVNPKDFLKVTIPSEKAKLRDQLATSSSPNFNDIAKNESTEMEENSTSSKMFSSVVMSCSSPGQNVHKFDKTDQEEKQLLEGNAPGPERDNETQVIEDNQDEDKANKINCKVINKNPFCAFS encoded by the coding sequence ATGAGTTACAGTGATTCAAGGTCCCAATCAAACAACAGCAGTAGTCAAGATGCCACGTCGGGGAAACTACAATACACAGAAAGTGACGATGAAGGAAGTGACGAATATTGCAAGGGTGGATACCACCCTGTGAAGATTAACGAAATATACAATGACCGGTATAGAATAGAAGGGAAATTAGGATGGGGTCATTTTTCAACCGTTTGGGTTGCTACAGACTTAAAAAGTAAACCACTAAAATTTGTTGCCATCAAAATTCAGAAAGGGTCCGAATCATTTGGAGAGTCAGCCAAATGTGAaatcaattatttaaaaacagTTAAGGCAAATTCTTTTGATTCTTCTTGGGTAGAATTAAAAGAGCATCAAAGGGAAAGGCTCTTTCATTACAATATGACAAAGGGAGTCGTTTCCTTTATTGATAGCTTTGAGCATAAAGGACCAAATGGTACCCACGTCTGTATGGTGTTTGAATTTATGGGACCCAATTTATTATCCCTCATTAAACACTACGACTATAAAGGGATCCCATTAAACTTGGTTCGAAAAATTGCCACACATGTCCTAATAGGGCTGCAGTATTTACACGatgtttgtaaaattatacatagtGATATAAAGCCGGAAAACGTTTTAGTATCTCCCCTGTTGAATATTCCCCGACCAAGGGACTATAGCAAAGAGGATGGTGATGCGCAAAAGGGTCTTCTTAAAAAGGCAGAAACGGAAGCAGCAGAGCAAGCAGCTGAGGAGGCCCGGGGGGATGGCCACTCCGACGGTAGTGACAATGATGAAGACGGGGAAGATGACCACTCATCGTGCCTGAGCGAGGTGAAGGATAAACACGAATGGGACAATGTAGACTTTAACAAATTAACCAaacaggaaaagaaaaaattaaaaaggaaaaaaaaaaaattcttaaaaaaggaacgatTAAAAGTGGAAGcgcagaagaaggagaagcaaaccgGTGATCAGGTGATTGGAGTCAGTTCACACCAAAGTGGAAATCACGACAAACAGGGCGACGCCGACGCGCAAGCTGCGAAATTAACCGTGGGCAGCCCTACATCAAATGATAATAGCCAGTTTAAGAAGGAAGATAACGAACATTCCAACAGTGCCATCCAGATGAACGAGGAACATGTGTTGAAAGGTGAAGAATTGAACAGTGGCAACTTCAACAGTGTGGATGGTCACAATCTCGTGAACCCAAACTTCTCCCTCGGTGGTATGAAAAGCGCTAGCTCCGTCCAGGCTACCGCCTCAGAGGAACTAACCTGTAATAGCAAGTGTACCCCCGGCGATAATGCTAAAAATTGTGAACATAATAATGTAAAGAACGAACTAGGCGTTGACAGTAATAACAGCAATGACGGTTGCAGTTCTAACCCGAAGCTGCCAAGTGCAAATGACCCAGCCTGCACAGCGAACGCCCACCTAGGGGAAGGACAAAAGGAGAGTGCACCCAGTGGGGGAGACccaaaattaaataaaaaaaaagcgaccAATGAACCTCCCTATGTGAAACATAGACTTAGACCGTCCAACTCGGACCCGTCCCTCCTCACCAGCTACAACAACATACATGCCCTCCAGGAATCGCTAATGAGGAGGCCCTACCACTacaacaattattttttgtataaccCGGAGAAGTACGGAGATGACAGATGTTCGCTATTTTTGCATCGCCTACCCAGCGACTACTTGAAGAAGAACACGTTGGAGGACAGTGACCGCGATAAAGACTTCGATGATGAGCGAGACGACCAACATGATGAAGACCACCACGAAGAGCAGACGCGAAAGAGCGATGCGAGTGACGGTGGAAAATCCGTAGAATTCCTAGAAAAAGATTTTAACAAAATCCCCATCTACTGCGACATGTTCAATCATTTGATGCATCCAGAAGCCATGAAAATACACGACAAgtataaagagaaaaaaaaaggaaagcatgCAAAACCGTGTAAGGATGACACACAGGAGAATAACAAAAGCGGCCATAAAGTTGTTTACATCAAAACAGAGGAGGGGGACTACCGTATTAGACCCTATGACCCAACTGTGTATTACCATGAAAAGGCATGTTACAAAATCTGTGATTTAGGAAACAGTCTCTGGGTTGACGAATCAAGGTATGCAGAAATACAAACAAGGCAATATAGATCCCCAGAGGTGATTCTAAAAAGCGGTTTTAACGAAACAGCAGACATATGGTCCTTTGCTTGTATGATATTTGAGCTAGTAACTGGAGACTTCCTATTTAATCCCCAAAAATCTGATAGATatgacaaaaatgaagaacacTTAAGTTTTATGATTGAAGTGTTGGGGAATATTCCAAAGTATATGATCGACACTGGGTTCAACtctcataaatattttaataaaaaaacttataaattgaaaaatataaaaaatattaagagGTACGGATtgtacaaaatatttaaatacaaatacaacatACCAGAGAAGGAAATTAATCCCCTGTGTAGCTTTTTACTGCCTATGCTGGCCATGGACCCTCAGAAGAGACCCTCCGCCTACACTATGCTCCAGCACCCCTGGCTCAATATGGTAGCactggaagaggaagaaatgtATATGAAGAATAGATCCTACTCCTTCAACAGCATGAGTATGAGTGTCAAAAATAACGCCAATTATGAGGGCCACGAATACAGTAAGGAACAAAATTATCACAACGAAAATTATAACGGCGCGAATCAGCACGTGGACAGAGGTATAAATCCTTCCAACAAGCACAACAACGCGCAGGCGAATTTGAAGGGCCACCAGAACGACGCGCTTATGGGGCAATTCGAGGAAGAGCTATGCAAAAGTGAGGTAGAAGAAGACGAGGGGGATgacgacgaagaggaggaagacgaagaggtggacgacgaagaggatgaagaggatgacGAGGGGGAGGATGACGAAGAGGTGGACGacgaagagggggaagacgaagaagaaaactaCAATAGCGAACCAGAGTACGGTTTTGCCTACAAAAGTAATCACACCCATAACGGAATGGAGAGCAAGGCACCCACACTCAAATACGACAATCTGtatcccaaaaaaaataagctaCAAGGAAAAtcgaaatataaaaagataaGCCAGGGGAACATCCCTGATTCGTCCGTCAACACGGAGGATTACATGTTCCACAGTGAAAACATGCCCCACATTGTGCATaataatgcaaataataaaaacttcGCCAAAAATGCACCACAGTACCAAAGCCTCCAAATGAGGAATTACGGCAAAATGAGTGGCCACGGATTCAACGACGAAGTTGTGAATTCAGAAGAGGAGGGAGATTATCATCGCTACTATGAGCACCCAGGGAAGTACAAATAcgacgagggggaggaagaggatgaggaagaggatgaggaagaggacgaaaTGGAAGATGAGGTGGACGACGacgatgaagaagaggaggaggacttATCGGATGAGGAATATCACCCCCAGAGTgagaagccaaaaaaaaggcacagtAACCGTCACAAAAGGGTTGACAATGGTGACTACCAAAACGACAGCGATGAAAATGATTTCGGCGATGAAAATGATTTCGGCGATGAAAATGATTTCGGCGATGAAAATCATTCCGGTGATGAGAATCATTCCGGCGACGAAAACAACTTCGGGGGTGAAGAAAGCGAAGTGTATtatgaagggggggaggactcCTCCGCGCTCCTTGCCGGAAAAGGACAGCCAAAGAAAATCGCAAGGGAAGAGCAAACAGGACGAAGAGAAGTATTAATCCCCGTAAATCCAAAGGACTTCCTCAAAGTTACTATCCCGagtgaaaaggcaaaattaaGAGACCAACTGGCCACATCGAGTAGCCCCAATTTTAATGACATTGCAAAAAACGAATCAACCGAAATGGAGGAGAACAGCACTTCCTCCAAAATGTTCAGCAGCGTCGTGATGAGTTGCAGTAGCCCCGGCCAAAATGTGCATAAGTTTGACAAAACAGAccaagaggaaaaacagcTGTTGGAAGGAAATGCACCGGGACCGGAGCGAGATAACGAAACGCAGGTGATTGAGGATAACCAGGATGAGGACAAGGccaacaaaataaattgcaaAGTCATCAACAAAAATCCGTTTTGTGCCTTCTcctaa
- a CDS encoding splicing regulatory protein, putative (encoded by transcript PVX_119245A) — protein MKNASLDAEEGTGGNESGNGSGGGNQIDTVGEHEREAKMLKKSLCLSKNMFLGNDILTPFNYSLLAYDTNINDRIAKIEQDEDKAIKDLKEISTLAIADGNTTKSHEEMYKENELKLRKQNLRENVIKKLTSIKVNINMKELDEYSSVKKLYLKKIEKDDSQRGKERKKKKKKSSIISSIVNDDTVTHDDIGHDLNYMNESLITNQMGEAGKNNNEKNSILPFINQPRNEVHSGPIIKKSDDSVLSSDALKNIKTLDIYKKIKKPKWHFPYKLYRVILGHSGWVNCVDVDISNEWFATGANDRLIKIWDLATCKLKLTLTGHINSIRDIKISKKNPYLFSCGEDNRVKCWDLEYNKVIRDYHGHLSGVYCLSLHPSLDILMSGGRDAVVRVWDIRTKSSIFVLSGHTGTVMSLCSQSVEPQVVSGSQDKMIRLWDLNNGKCRIALTHHKKSIRSLSIHPFEYSFCSCGTDNVKVWCGADAEFDRNITGFNSIINCSLIKQDSYFSDSSILILGSNNGQLHFYDWSSGYKFDTLSNKVVPGTVECENSTLAMAFDKSESRLITTHGDKSIKIWRENEDATPENFPIKWNPYESFKF, from the exons atgaaaaatgcttCGCTAGACGCTGAAGAGGGCACAGGTGGTAATGAGAGCGGCAATGGGAGTGGCGGTGGCAACCAAATTGACACCGTTGGCGAACACGAAAGGGAAGCGAagatgctaaaaaaaagcCTGTGCTTGTCAAAGAACATGTTCCTGGGAAATGACATCCTGACGCCATTTAATTATAGCCTGCTTGCATATGACACGAACATAAATGACCGAATTGCTAAGATCGAGCAGGATGAGGATAAGGCGATAAAggatttaaaagaaatatccACCTTGGCAATTGCAGATGGGAACACCACAAAGAGTCACGAAGAAATGTACAAGGAAAATGAACTGAAATTGAGAAAGCAAAACTTGAGAGAAAATGTTATAAAGAAGTTGACGTCCATAAAAGTGAATATAAACATGAAAGAATTGGATGAATATTCTtctgttaaaaaattgtacttaaaaaaaatcgaaaaggaTGACTCTCAaagaggaaaggaaagaaagaaaaagaaaaaaaaatcttccaTCATAAGTAGCATTGTAAATGATGACACAGTTACGCATGACGATATAGGACATGATTTAAACTACATGAACGAAAGTTTGATAACCAATCAGATGGGAGAggcgggaaaaaataataatgaaaagaataGCATTTTGCCCTTCATAAATCAGCCAAGAAACGAAGTACACAGTGGAccaattataaaaaagtcgGACGACAGTGTACTAAGTAGTGATGcgctaaaaaatattaaaacgttggatatttataaaaaaattaaaaaaccgAAATGGCACTTTCCATACAAATTGTACAGAGTAATCCTAGGTCATTCAGGGTGGGTAAACTGTGTCGACGTAGACATAAGCAACGAATGGTTTGCCACTGGTGCAAATGACAGATTAATTAAAATCTGGGATTTAGCCACATGTAAATTGAAATTAACCTTAACCGGTCATATAAATAGTATACGtgatataaaaatttcgaaGAAAAATCCATACCTATTCAGTTGTGGTGAAGATAACAGAGTAAAATGTTGGGATTTAGAATACAATAAAGTGATAAGAGATTATCATGGGCACCTGTCAGGTGTGTACTGCTTATCATTACACCCATCGTTAGATATACTCATGAGTGGGGGCCGTGATGCCGTAGTGAGAGTTTGGGACATCAGAACAAAGAgctccatttttgtgttgTCAGGTCATACAGGGACTGTTATGTCTCTTTGTTCGCAATCGGTTGAGCCACAGGTTGTGTCTGGGTCTCAAGATAAAATGATAAGGTTGTGGGATTTAAATAATGGGAAGTGCAGAATAGCCTTAACACATCATAAGAAAAGTATTCGGTCATTATCTATACATCCTTTTGAATATAGCTTTTGTAGTTGTGGCACGGATAATGTTAAAGTGTGGTGTGGAGCGGACGCGGAATTTGATAGGAACATTACAGGCTTTAATTCGATAATTAATTGCAGTTTAATTAAGCAGGATTCCTATTTTAGTGACTCGTCTATTTTAATCTTGGGAAGTAACAATGGCCAGTTGCACTTTTACGATTGGTCTAGTGGTTATAAATTTGACACGTTATCAAACAAAGTGGTCCCCGGCACGGTTGAGTGTGAAAATTCCACGTTGGCCATGGCCTTCGATAAAAGTGAAAGTCGGTTGATAACAACCCACGGGGATAAGTCCATTAAG ATTTGGagagaaaatgaagacgCGACGCCCGAAAATTTCCCCATCAAGTGGAACCCCTACGAGAGCTTCAAATTTTGA
- a CDS encoding hypothetical protein, conserved (encoded by transcript PVX_119240A), which produces MIKIAKRQIYYSCEKKKYYTNRLYKKVCSNCTSLNINNVSRCVYCDGLLSDNDIRLIKNTIFTDIINVRKEWKLFDRKGVKSNNFSAPLLNNVEIDDKYVRLKNGLINNCDKLYVYYNCYDYIILNNPHSNSCLNLMVLFKGIMYDVKNLKRKNISCLLHLYNYVYFVIDIFLYFLLISKGKLVHYRYMYNVSTEVDADYNDELVDILFELNTIIKEKKRNIVLQNGSNEKESHLEDVNENNIIEKLNGNYENIYKEVLKNVKDKSALCKFFKKLEDGNVKNKIKSLKRYLYVGCSYPSPINHFSLQILFPPFSNYNFFAFPFYFPIQKILHDLYVYGHVKNYSHSEVIRNIYSDKLVKELKESDLASRKILQF; this is translated from the coding sequence atgataaaaattgcGAAGAGGCAAATATACTACtcgtgtgaaaaaaaaaaatactacaCAAATAGGTTATATAAAAAGGTGTGCAGCAACTGCACAAgtttaaacataaataatgtaaGCAGGTGTGTGTACTGTGATGGCTTACTAAGCGATAATGATATCAGATTGATAAAGAACACCATTTTTACagatattataaatgttcgAAAGGAGTGGAAGCTTTTTGACAGAAAAGGTGTAAAAAGTAACAACTTTTCCGCCCCGTTATTGAATAATGTCGAAATTGACGATAAATATGTTCGGCTTAAAAATGGGCTGATAAATAATTGTGATAAATTGTACGTCTACTACAACTGTTATGattatatcatattaaaTAACCCTCATAGCAATTCCTGCCTCAATCTTATGGTTTTATTTAAAGGCATTATGTATGATGTTAAGAATTTAAAGAGGAAGAACATCAGCTGCTTGTTGCATTTGTATAACTATGTGTACTTTGTCATTGATATATTTCTGTATTTTCTTCTAATTAGCAAAGGGAAATTGGTTCACTACagatatatgtataatgtgTCCACCGAGGTCGACGCGGATTACAATGACGAACTGGTAGATATTTTATTCGAACTGAACACAATCattaaggagaaaaaaagaaacatcgTTTTGCAGAATGGAAGTAATGAGAAGGAGAGTCATCTAGAAGATGTAAACGAAAATAACATTATTGAAAAGCTGAATggaaattatgaaaatatatataaggaagtgttaaaaaatgttaaggaCAAATCGGCgttgtgtaaattttttaaaaaactagAAGATGggaatgttaaaaataaaataaaaagtttgaAAAGATATTTGTATGTCGGTTGTTCGTACCCTTCGCCAATAAATCACTTTTCCCTTCAAATATTATTCCCGccattttcaaattataacttttttgcctttcctttttatttccccatACAAAAAATACTGCACGATTTGTACGTATATGGACATGTCAAGAATTATAGCCACTCGGAGGTGATTAGGAACATATACAGCGACAAGTTGGTTAAAGAACTGAAGGAGAGCGACTTAGCTTCGAGGAAAATTCTGCAGTTTTGA